The genomic segment ATGAACGCCAAAAACAGGCGATTACCCGAGAGGACTGGCAGTTGCTTTCCTCCTTCATCAGCAGATTATCTTCTTTAACTCAAGCGAAAAAGTATGAACTTGGGAATCAAATTGCCAGCATCATGCGCAAAAAATTAGATCTGTTTGACGAACAGACCACCAAGGAAGACCCGATCCTGTTTTTGCAAAGACTGTACAATCAGCTGCAAAACGAATTTCAGCTCCGAAAATAAAGCGAGGTACCGCCAAAAAAATGGCGGTATTTTCTTTATTCGACTTGTTTTTCCATTATTCAGCAAAATGCTGCTTCAAAAACTTTCTATGTTATAATGAAACCTCACTCTATGTCACAGAAAGGAGGAGGGAGCCGATGGACGACAAATACATGGGAGCGTCATCGACTTCGTCACCCACACTGCCACTCCCGGCAAACGGGAAGCAGAAAGGAAGACGCAGAAGAGGCAGTCTTTTTCAGGCATTGATTCCCTCCCAGACAGAAGGTAAGCGTCCTTTACTACCGATCGTTTTGGCCGTTCTGGTCTGGGGAGGACTTGCCTATGCTGGATATGCCTTTGCTGTTCATACGTTGGACAAGCAGCAGCAATTTGTGAACCAACGAATTGATCAAGTTCAAGAAGATAATCAAAAGCAGATGAAGGCATTGGGAGATCAATTGACTCTGGTGCAGGAAGAAATGCAAAATGTCCAGAAGGGTCTGGGAAATCTGGAAGAAGATTTGGCATTGACGGGTGAAACCATTGGTGGCACTAACAAGACCAAAGAAGCTCTGCAGGATCGGGTTGACCAGCTTAACAAACAGCTGGTTGATTTGAAAACATCTCTGAAAAAATTGGAGGATGCTGCCCGTGCTTGGTAAGATAAACCGTTTCTTTCTCTTTCTGATGGCGCCTGCTCTCGGTTTTTTGGTCGCTTTTGCGCTGGACAATCCAGTGGACAAGCTCCAGACAGAAGGCCTGAAGCTTCCTTCTGCCGTAGCGAAGAGCCAAGCAGATGAGCTGGGGGAACGGCTCAATGACACCAAGGTGCAGCTTCGAAACGTAGAATTCGTCATTGAAGACATCCGGGATCGCTCGAAAAAGGAACAGAAAGAATACGAGCAGCAAAACAAGAAGATCAGCAGCGCACTTGAAGCGAGCAAATCCCAGACACAAAAATCTGCGGATGTATTGGACACGATTTTGTCCAACATGCTTGGCAAGCCGATCGGTCAACACTTCGGGAAAAACTCGACAGTGAAAATCTATTCCTTGCAAGAAGGAGGATACCGCGGTTACATGGCCAAAGTTCGCCTCAATGATCCGAAAGCGCTGAAAATGGTGCTGGCCAACAACTCCGTGAAAAGTAAAGGAGAAACGACGAGTCAAGCCGGTAAGCGCACAGGAGCTATTCTTGCGATCAATGCAGGCGGCTTTATGTCGGACAAGCAGGGCAATCTGACTCCGTTAGGCATTACGGTTGTTGACGGCAAGATTCGAACCTTTTCCAATAATGCGAAGCTGAGCTTTGTCGGATTTAACAACAAAGGTCACCTGGTCGGAACAAACATCAAGACGCAGGCGCAAATTACACAACAAGGGATATTGCAGGGAGCGAGCTTTTTGCCCCGTCTTTTGCAGGACGGAAAGCGATTGTCTATTCCTCGTGAATGGGCGAATGCACGTCAACCGCGAACACTAATCGGCCATTTCGACAACGGCGATTTGCTGCTGATTGTCATTGATGGAAGACGAGATGGCTGGAGTAATGGTGTTACGCTGGAGGAAGCGCAAAGAAAGCTGCAAGAGTGGCATGTCGTGGATGCGTATAACCTCGACGGCGGCGGCTCCAGTGCGTTTTATTACAATGGCAAGCTGTTGAACAAGCCATCTGGGGGCAAAGAACGACGCGTGGTGAGCAATTTGGTCATCATGCCATAAGCAAAAATCGGAACACTCTTCTGGGAAGACGAAAAGTCTCGATGCAGAAGAGTGTTTTTTTCTGTAGAGAAAAGTTTGCCTAGGCAACTGTGAATGTGGGTTGACCTTAAAAAATGCTGAAAATTATAATAATAGTAGAAGTTATGAAATCGAATAGGAGGGATCGCATGAAAAAAGGGATGTTGGTTGCCCTCTCAATTGTTTCCGTGCTTTCGTTTCCTCATTTTGCTGTGGGAAAAGTCCCAGGTGTGCCAGCAGGTGTGCAAGGAGCTACAAAAGGAATTGTCGCGGTCTCTCATCCAGCAGCGGCGCAGGTCGGTAGAGATATCTTGGCAAAGGGCGGCAATGCGATTGACGCTGCGGCTGGGATCCAATTTGCTTTGAATGTGGCAGAACCGTATATGTCCGGTATCGGCGGCGGTGGTTTCATGATGATTTATGTGAAGGATCAGAACAAAGTGACGGTGATAGATAGTCGGGAAGTGGCGCCTGCCAAGGTGACTCCCGATATGTTTTTGCAGGCAGATGGTACGCCGATCCCATTTGAGGAGAGACATACGAGCGGTCAGGCCGTAGGTGTCCCAGGTACCTTG from the Brevibacillus brevis genome contains:
- a CDS encoding phosphodiester glycosidase family protein is translated as MLPVLGKINRFFLFLMAPALGFLVAFALDNPVDKLQTEGLKLPSAVAKSQADELGERLNDTKVQLRNVEFVIEDIRDRSKKEQKEYEQQNKKISSALEASKSQTQKSADVLDTILSNMLGKPIGQHFGKNSTVKIYSLQEGGYRGYMAKVRLNDPKALKMVLANNSVKSKGETTSQAGKRTGAILAINAGGFMSDKQGNLTPLGITVVDGKIRTFSNNAKLSFVGFNNKGHLVGTNIKTQAQITQQGILQGASFLPRLLQDGKRLSIPREWANARQPRTLIGHFDNGDLLLIVIDGRRDGWSNGVTLEEAQRKLQEWHVVDAYNLDGGGSSAFYYNGKLLNKPSGGKERRVVSNLVIMP
- a CDS encoding coiled-coil domain-containing protein translates to MDDKYMGASSTSSPTLPLPANGKQKGRRRRGSLFQALIPSQTEGKRPLLPIVLAVLVWGGLAYAGYAFAVHTLDKQQQFVNQRIDQVQEDNQKQMKALGDQLTLVQEEMQNVQKGLGNLEEDLALTGETIGGTNKTKEALQDRVDQLNKQLVDLKTSLKKLEDAARAW